GAGACTGACCTGAAACTAAACTAGCACTAGCAAAAGTTTTACTTATAGTTGAAACACCTTGTTTTGAAGATTTATAAACTAATTTAAGTTTTGTTGACTTTTCTTCAAGTGGTTTGTCTTGACTTGAGAAAAACACTCTAACTTTAGCTTTTTGCCAAGGCTTACCAGTTTGGCTATTTTGGTCCTGATCTAATTGGTAAGTAATTCCTAGAGCGGTGGCAGATTCAAAAGTTGTTTTAAATTGTTTTTTCTGGTCAGCTGTTAGTTGTTGACCTGTTGAATCTGGCAAAGCATTTTCCTGGATTTTTTGGTTGTCAAATTCAATTTTTTGTTGAGTATTAAATTGAGGCTGATCACCACCAAGGGTTGGTTGGTTTTGGGCTTGGTCAAAAACTAATGAAGTAATATTATATTCAGTATTTTTTGATAAATCTTTCAAATTAAAGACTGCCTTAGAAGTTTTATTAACCTCATCAGCAATGATAGTTGTTGATTCTTCCTTAGTTTGATTTGAATTATAACTAAAAGTAGTTTTTACTTTTTTACCAATAAATGAACCATTAGGATCGTCAATTACTAATTCGATTGTTGCGCTTGTTTCAGAAATTAATTTTTTTCTAATTGCTATTATTTTAGTGTTTGTATAAAAAGTTCTTTTATTAATAGTTACTGATTCTTGAATTTCAACAGGTGGAAACTCAAGGTTTTGCAATAAAGGTGATTGTTCTTTGTCACCAGCAAATTCAAGTGATTGAACAACATATTTACCAGGCTCGTTAATATTTTCAATTGTTACTTCAACGCTCGGTTCAGCGCTAGAATCATTTGCATTAAATTGGAAATTAGATTTATCAATTTCGACACTTTGACCTAAACTTTTTGGATTAATATAATTAACTTTTAATTTATTATAAACACTTAAAAATGGTTTGTATTTAGGATCAAATTTAATTGTTAGTTTTGCATTATTTCGATTAAAATCAGGTTGAATTTCAATTGATTTAGCCTCAACTTTTGCTGGATAAGTTAAAAATGCTCGTTTTTCTTCAGCTTGAGAAGAAAAATTAAAAAGTCCTGAATTTTCATCACCATCATTTTGATTTTTAGTGTCTAAAACATTATCAGTATTATCATTTGTATCATAAGCAATTTTAGTTATGTAATATTGAGCAAAGGGATCTAATCCAGTTAGCGTAAATTTGAAAGTTGTACTGTGTTCAATTTGGTCATCTTCGGATTTTTTAACTTGACTAACACCAAGCTGTCCGTTAGCTCTTGTAAGTTCGGCTTGAACTTCGGCAATTGTTTCTTTTGCTTGATCACCATCGACAATTTTTTTATATTGAATTTTAGCCTTTACGGTTTTGTTCTTTTCTTCGAGCTCTCTAAAAACACCACCAGTATCTTTTAGAGTTAAGAGAAAATCATAGTCATCGGGATTTTTATCATTACGGAATTTCAAAATTGAATCTACTATTGGCAAAGTTGCGAATTTTTTATTTGTATCATCAACTGTTGAATCAAAAAAGAAATCAATTTTTCTACCATTATTTTGTGCACTTCGACGGCGGCGAGACGGCGTCGCGGTTGATTTTTGTCTAATACCCAGAATTCTAAATCCGGTTCCTTTTTCGAGTTTTGACAATTGCGCCTTAAATTTAACATCATTTTGATTGGTATCATCAATAGTTAAATCTGCGGTTTTTTCATCAATTGAACCAGTTTGATAATAAACTAACTCTAAATTAGATTTGTAGTCTGAATGTTTTAAATACTTATCAGAATTATCAAATGTAATTGTGATAGTAGCGCTATCAACCTTTTTGTCATCAATTTCAATTTGACTTATTTTAGCTGAATCAGGTTTGATAATAAAGTTTTGTCCAAATTCGACTGATCCATTTCCTGAAACATTACCTTCGATTTTGGTTTTTGTTCCTGGTTCACTAATTTTAATTGCAAAATCTGAATAACTATCAACAGTTTGACTTTGAGTTTTTACACTTTGGTCTTGATCAGATTTATTTGCTCAAGTTACTTCTTGAAGTTGGTAAGTGGCATTTTTTTCTAAATTATCAAGTTCAAAACTAATTTTTGAGTTTTTGACGCTCGCTGTTTTTTCAACAACTGTGTTCGTCTGAGAATTTTCGCCTTTTGCATCAATAACTTTTAATAATTTAATTTTAACATCTCGAGCTTCAAAACCACCTTGGTCAATTTGGCGACCAGCAAGAGGATCTTTAATTGTAAAATTAGCTAAATATTTTGTTTCTGAAACTTTATTAATTGAATAAGAAATAATTTCGGGCTTAGTGGCAAAATAAAGTTTTGTTAAAACCTGAGGCGGTGTAGCAGCTTGGGCTTGAGTTTGTTGGATAGATTGATCGTCGTTAAATTTGAATGTTTTGAGTCGTTTCGGAGCACCTTGAATTTCATCAGTAACATCTTCAACTTTTACAAGCACATACAAACTTCCAGGCTTTACATCGTTTAATGTAATATCCAATTCCGGGTTAGGCTGAGTAATTTGACTATTTTCAAATTCTTTTTGGGCACTTACTTGTTCAAGACTTTGAGTATTTTGGAAAGTAAATTTAAGAGTTCGTTTTGTATTAGCGCCTTGGTCATATAAAAATTGCTCGTCACTAGCAAACTTAATTTTTACATCGGCACTATTATTATCAGATTTATAACTAATGTCAGTAATTGTCGCTGATTCAGCCTCAAGACGAAATTCTTTAGTAATTTCAGAATTTTGATTTGTAGTGTTTTCAAATCCTTCAACTTGGTCTCCGCCTTGAATTTGGTCAGGTTGAGGTTGAGTTGGCAAACTATCGAGAACTTGTAGCTCTTCAATTTCGTATTGGCCAGCTTTTTGAAGACCATTAATTTCAAAAACGGCATTACCATTAATTATTTCAGCACTATAAACACTTGGTGAGTTTGCGGCAGGCGGGTTAGGTTTTGATTTAACTTTAATTTGCAAAAATTTATTATTTCAATTAGCGGCTTTGTCATTAAGACTAACATCAATTCGAACTGATGTTTCTGAAGTTGAAATTGGTCTAATTTGGGCTAAACTTGGTGTTGGTGAGAAAAATTGTTTTTCAAAACCGGCCTCAGTATCAGGTGATCTGTCAAATTCAAATTTAAATTCTTGTTTTTTTAGATCAAGTGCATTTCGTACTTGAGTGGTTTCTTCTTTTAATTCAATATTTTCAATTTCGTATTTGTCTCCAGGTGATAAATTAGTTAAATTAAAAGTAATTGTTTTGGCTGTCTTATCAACAGTTGCCTGAACTTCTTGAGAAGTGCTTGCATTAGTTGATAAATTTTTGTAAGTTAATTCAAGTGTTTTTTGGCCTAAATAATCATCAACATTATCAAGAGTTAATTCAATATTTAAACTAGTTGTTTGAATTGACTTAGTTGTAATTCTAGTAATTTTTGCAGTTTTGGCGCTTGTGATAAATGATTTTTTGGTTTCTAAATCTTTATCGGTTTCAAGTAGTTCAATTTCTTCATCATTAGTTTGGATTTCTGACTGAACATTAACTAAAACAGCATCAAGACTACGCCGAGAACGAACGTGAGCAAAATTTGTTGCTTGGCTAGCGGCTTGCGCAACAGGATTTTCAAATTTAACTGACTTGATTTTATATTTGGTTGCTTTTTCTAAGTTTAAAAAGGTAAAATCATAAATTCCGTTAAGACTTGTTGCACTAAGAACTAAATTGGATTGAGTTGCACCTGCTGGTGTTGTAGATAGAGCTTGACTTGATTCTATTTTTTCGAGCTCAACAGTTAATTTTTTGCCAGCAGTATATCTTCCATCATCTTTGAGTTCAAGTCTGAGCCTAGCTTGGGTTTCAACTTCAGTATCAAATTCAATTTTTTTAATTACTGCTGCAGTTGCAATTATTTGATCTTTATAAAAATCAAGATCATCTAAATAAATATCAACTTTTGGTGTGCTTTGTGGACTAGTATCATCTTGAACTTGTTCAAAGCCAAGAATTACATATTGTTGACCGTTTTCAAGACCTGTAAGTTCAAAAGAAGTTTTTTGGCTATCAACATCGGTTTTTGCTTCAACAATTTGTTCTTGTTGCTCACCGCCGTATTTTTTAAAGCGAACTTTTAATTTATTTTTATTAAGAAAATCATCAAGTTTTTCAGCGCTGGCAGCTTGAGCATTTGCTTGATTTGGGATAAAATCTTTACCAAATTCAATTTCAAATCTAGCTGTGTTTTTAGTTCGATTTGTTAGTTGAATTTTTGTAACATTAGCGGTTTTTGGAATAGTTTGAAATTGACTTTTTTCGGTTGAATCAAGCAAATTATCTTTAAAAGGAATTAAAACAGCGCTAGTATTAGTGTCGGCAAATTGAGCAAGGGAACGACGAACTCGAGCACTTGCCTGGACAGGAGCAATAGTTGGAGAATTTGTTGTATCAGCAAGTTCAAGTGAGTTTTTGTCAATTTCATAAAGACCTTGTTTGTATAGGTCGGTAATATCAAATAAAATACGTGCACTATTTACTTTTGCACTAATTTTTCCTTCTTTGAATTGAGCAGTTGTCGCTAATGCCTCATCACCATTTTTAGCTTTTAGGCGGTATTTAAGTGTTGCTGTTTTACCATTATAAACACCTTTGGCATCAGCTAAAATGAAAGTTGCAATTACACGCTGTTCATAAGAATTATCATAACCAACTTCAATAATTGCACTCTGGGTGAAAAATGAAGACTGACTTGAGTCGAATTTGTGTTGAGCATCGCCAAATAAAATGTTTCTTTCGGTAAGTATTTTATTTGTATCTTGATTATTTAGATCAACTTCTTTTGCAAGAACAACAGAATTAATGTTGTATTTTGAACCAATTTCGAGATCTTTTAGCTCAAAAGTTAAAGAATTATCAGCATTTTGCCCAACATTATTAGTTAGACTTGCAACAGCAAATAAAAGTTTTGATGAACCTGCAAGCGAATAGTAAATTTTTACTTTGTCCTTACCAATTGCCTTAATTGTCTCAGGACTAAAGGTTACTTTTAATTTAGCGCTTGTTTGTTGTTCGTCAATATTTTCAATTTTAGTTAAAACTAAAGGTGCATGAACTCCAAATATTTTTTGGGCTTGACTAATTGTCTTGGAAACTTTTAGAATATCTGAATCGCCTTTTGAAGATTGATAGCCATCAATTTCAATTTTTTCAATTAAATAGTCTTGCCCTTTTGCAAGCGAATTTACTTCTAAATTTGCAATTATTGAATTATTTTCAATAATTGCATCAATAGTTTTTGCAGCTCCGCCAGGTTTTAATTCTGAATAAGTAATTTTGGCTGTTTTTAATGACTCAAGAATATTTTTAAAAGCAATATTAAGTTCAACAGCAGTGTCAGATTTTGAAATATAAGTAATTGAGCTAACAGCTGGACGGGTAGTCCAAGTAAGTTTATTAGCACTAATATTAGGCCCAAAATTTAAATATAATTTATTAACAAATTCATTTGTTGAATCAGCAATTCCAACTGAGTCAATTAAATAGTTAGTTCCAGGTTCAAGATTAATTAAATCCCAACTAAGAACCAATTTATCCCCATTAATTTTAAAAGCTTGGGCCTCAGATTTAATTAAATTACTTGATCCAGCGACTTTAAAATATAAAGTTGCAATTTTATCTTTGATAAAATCATCAACTGAATCAAGAATCATACTAACACGACTAAGATCTTCGGTGATTCGGTCAACAACAACTGATTCAACCATTGCGCTTGTTGCATTAGTAAAGAACTTTTTCTGTTTTTGGTCAAAATTTTGGGCAAAGAAAATTTGACTAGTCTGCGGCTGACCGCTTTCATCAAAATTTGTAGCATTTTCGACAATTTCAAGTGATGAAATTGTAAAGTGTTTTTCTTTTGGTAAATTTTTTGCCAAAGAAAATAGTTTGTTTCCAACAACTTGTGCTGAACTTGAGAGCATTTTTGTAGGTTGATCATCAGCAAAGAAATTAATTTTTACTTCTTTACCGTTTAGCATTAATGATTGATCATTAAATTTAATATCAAAACTTGAGGTATTATTTGCATCAACAAAAGTTCTAATTCGGGCAATTTCGGGCGCGGAAATAAATGAAAGATTATTGTTTGTTGAAATTGCTAAAGAGCCAGAATTATTCCAAATTCGTGAAATTCAGAATTTGGTTCCTCCAGGAATTTGTTTTAAATCCAAATTAGCAAAAACTTTATTGTTTTGGACTATTAAACTAACATCATTTGCAACGCCAAATTGGAAATTATCTAATTCGTCTTTGTAATAATATTCTAAATTAATTTTTTCATTTGGATTAATTTTAATATTTTTGTTTTCAAAAGCTAGGGAAATCTCAAGTAAAGCCGAATTTAGACCATAATGTTTTTGATTAAGATTTAAAATTTTACCGGCAATTGGACTTGGTGCAAAATAACGATTAGCCAAAGGTGAGATTGCCAAATCAAAAAGTTGATCAGGATCATCAAAATAATATTTTGTGGCAACAATTTCGTATTTTTGACTGCGATCTAAATTTCTTAGCACAAAACTAGCTTGTTTTTGGTCATTTTTGGCAACAAGTTGACCTTTTGCTTCAAGAATTTTATTTGAACCAATTTCTTTATAGTACAAAATTAAATTAGCTGAATCAAGTAAGTTTTGCGAATCAAATAGATCAAGATCCAAAATTGTATCATTTTCAATATCATAATGACTGAACTTTTCAACTTGGTTTTTAGTTGAAAAAAACTGCGAAGTTTTAGAAAAACTAAAATAATAACGCGGATTATTTGGGGCTACAAGTTGTAATTCATAAATTGAACCACCAAGTAAATTATCGGCATAAGTATGAAAAGTGTCAGTTTTTGGATCATATTCGACTTTAGTTTTAACACTATAACGTGATTTTTGACTAATATAAACAAGTTCTAAATCAGCTTTTTTGGCTCAGTCTGTATCTTGTTTTGTTTTTCCTTGGAGTTTAAAACTAAAATCACCTGAATTAGGACTTACATTGTCAGCAACAAAATTTTGGACATATATTGTTTTTGGAGTAATTACTTTGGCAAGATAAGGTGAGAGCGAAACAATAGCACCAGTTAAAAAACCGCTGCTAGCGAGTAATTTTTTAGTAAGATGACTATTAATTGTTTTATTGTTTTGGTTTTCTAAATTTGCTTTTTTCATAATTATCTCCTTGTTAATTAAATAAAATTCGTTGTTCTAATTTGGTTGAATTTATTAATAGATGATTCTACCTCAAGCATTTTCATGTTTGGTTCATGGGATAAAATAAGGGTTTTGGGCATCAACCTGAAGTCCTTGATATCCTTTTACTGGCAAAAGGTATTGGCGAGTTTTATTGTTATGGGTAGATTCTTGGTACTGTTGGCCTTTAACATATGTATTTTGACCAACATCATCCCTTAAAAATCTATTTTCAACAAAATTTGGGGGTAAATATGGAAAAACAAGCAATCCCATAAAGTTTAAATTTGTATTTTCAGAAGGAAGATCTTGTTCAGATCATGTTGCTGGTGCAAGGTTTATTTCTAAACTTAAATTTCTAGTAGATATATCATCTTGAAGTCTAATCGGATTACCATTTTTGTTTCCAAACAAGTAAATTTTTCCCGTTTGATCAATAAATGCTGCATATGAAACCGTTGGCATAATTTCTTGAACTCTTTCAATTGATCCGTAAGGATTTTGGAATTCTATTGTAAAAATTTTACTAGATTTATTATATTCTGTTGATTTAATTCCAAAAGGCTCTCTCTTTTTTCTGCCGTGAAAGAAACTTTGTTCAACAACCTGCTTGATGAATCGATTTCCTTGTCTTGGGTGTTTGACATATTGTTGCATTGGGTCGTTATTGTCAGCCCTTGTTGGATTATCACCTAGTGTTTTAATCGGACCAGTTGGGCCAATGAATAAGGTTTTTTCTTCTTTAAAGTCTTTATCATCGCGAAAATTATTTCGTACTTTCTGCGCGAGAGAGTTATCAAAAGCACTAATAATTTGGGATTGCTGTGTATCTCTATCGTACTGACGAATTTCAGAGCTATACCAAACATTTCCAGATGGATTTGATCAAAAATTACCTCAATATGGATCTTCCTTTTGAATTATTGGTGAAGTCATAAAAGTTAAATTTATGTTTTCTGACAATGTAGGGACTAATGGTTTGTAGTCTGTAATATTGATATTATTATGGTTTGTTAAACTACTCAAAAATTTTGGATAAATTGAAATAATTTTCTTAGCGAATGATTCTGGAGAAGTTCAATGATATGTAATTATTAATCCAATTTTTACAGTTTTAATTGGTTGCTGATCATCAACCTCAAACTTTGCAAGTCTAAGTGTATAAAACTTATTACGAGCTTGATTTTCTCTTAATTGAGTTTGCGGATATACAACTTTAGGGATTTCTCTAACTAAATCAATATATTCTTTAGTAGGAGAAGTTAAAAGTGATGAAAAAGGATTTTTAAGATTATAATCATAAACTTTTACATCAAAATCTAAATTATAATCACTTGAATTATTAGATGTTCATTGGTTTGTTGGGCGATTATAAATACTTGATCCATCGTCATTTGTCGCATCAACTTTATATGTTGAATGTAGATTTTGTGAGCCAGGGTTTTGTATTATTGCTTTTTGATTATCAAAACGAACGTCAGAAGATAATTCAACTCATTTATTAATATCATCAATATTCTCAAATTTAGCCTTATCAAATTGATCTTTTAATGAACTTAACAAATTTTTAGGATCTTCAAATTCCATTTCGACGTATGCACCAATTTGGTTTAGCGGTTTAATTTCAGATTTTTTGAGCAAAATTCTGTTTGTATATTTAGCAAAATCAGCAAGCTCAAATTTTAAAATACTTGAATTAGCTTTAGTAGTAGCGTTAGTGTTATTTGTCTGATTAGTTGAAAGCTGCCCTATAAATTTAGATTGTGTTGATTCTTTTCGATTATCATTATCCTTGAAATATTTATACTGAATAGCAACTCGCATTTTATAATACTTTAGTCAAGACGCATCACCTCTAAGACTAAAGGCAAAGTAGCGACGATAAGGATTGAAATCTGAATCAGGAGCACCTAGATTGCGTCTATTATAATCTATCGAAGTTTGAATTTCATCAAGTCGTCCTCTTTCTCTTTCTAAGTCTTCTCGACGTTTATTTATTGCCTTAAGGATTTCAACACCTTCAGCTCTTAGAATTGTCTCATATTGAGACCTAAAACTATCGGTCGCTAACTTTTTAAGCAAACCTATACGAATTTCGTCTTGTTTTTGGAAGTTTTTAATATCTTCGGTAATTACTTCAATTTTTTGGTCAATAATATCTTTTTGAATTAAAAGTCTTTGTAATTCGGGACTTTCGCTATATTCACTTGGTGGACCAGCTAATTCGCGCGGATTATATAATTCAATTTTTGAACCTATTGCACCTGGCTCATATTTTGCAACTTTTTCTCAACTTGCTGAATCTGTAGTGCTATTGTTTTTGTTTTTATCTGTAACACCTTGAAGAATCAATTTTCAATCTTTAATTGATGATTCATCAATTGCAAAATAAGGATCATCAAAAGCAAAGTAAATAGTTTGCTCAAAAGTATCTTCTTTTCCTGAATGATTATAAAAATTAGTTATACCAGCTTGAACTAAAGGTGGTTGGGTTAATTGGGTTGTAAATTGAAGATTATTTCTTCTAGCAACAACACCACTCGCATCAGGAGTTGGACTAGTCTGATCAAGAGATAAAGTGAGTTGATTTGCTTGATCAGCTTCAACTGTTTGAATTTGACTAATTTTATAAGTTGTTGATGGATAAAGATTTTGGTCTTTAGCATCGGTTACTTCTTTATTTTTTAGTTCGGCAACAAGTGCTTTTTCATTTTCTTTATATTTAACGGTAAATTCGTATTCTTTTTCTTCTTTGTTATCACCAGTTGTTAATTCTTTACCATCAGGACCAAGAGCTTTAAATTTAACTTTAATTTTTTTATCATTTAGCGACCACATTGAAACTGGATCAAGATTTAAATTTAAATTTTCTGGAAGATATTCTTTTGTAGGTGTTCTAGGTTGGGATGGCGACTCAACGCGTGGCTGTTGAACTAAAATAATTTTTTCTGGTGAGAGCACGGTAAATGGTGTTTTGAAAGTTTTAGGTTCAACACTAGCCTCAGTTTGGGTAGTTACTAATCCAGCTGCTCCATTTTCTAATTTAAGTTTGTAATCTTTTTCACCAAAAGGTATTTCAAGATCTTGACCTTGAAGTTTTAAAATTTTGTACTCAACATTTGGAATTAAATTTTCTAAATCATATTCAATCTCAAATTTAGATTCATCTTTGAATGTTGTAACTTGTGAAGTTGTAATTAAACTAATTGGAATTTTTGATTTAGTTTCTTGTTTTGGATCGGGTTGAATTAATAAAACAATTGGATTTTTAACAATTCGATCAAAGTTAGTTGGATCGCCTTTAAGTTTAATTTTTAGTTTTGCACTTGTATCTGTAAGTTCAGAAACAACAAAAGACTCAATTACTGGAGGAATAACAATTTCAGATTCTAATTTAGGTGCATATTCTAAATTATATTGACGCTCTGGAACGGCAATTACAATATCTTCAGGATTTGCACCTTTAAGATCAGTGCTTTCAGAAACTTTTTTGAGCTTAAATTCAAAGCCAATTTTGGCTCCAGGTTTGATTTTACCTTCTGCTTTGGCATTTAAGTCAATCTCAACTTTATATGGTGTTGCTTTTTTAGTTTGATCTTCAGTTACTTCTAGATCAGAAATTGTAGCTATTTCAGAACCATCGTTTTTGTTTCTAATTGTAACTTCAAATGTAGCACCTTTTAAAAATGAATTATCATTGTCAAAGTAAAGGCTTACAGTTCCAAATACTTTTGATCCATCTTCTTTTGTAGGCGCTAATTCTTTGGCAGCAGGATCATGATCAGCATCAGGAGAACTAGTTGGCGAAGGAATAGCTGCCGGTACTGGCGCGGTTGTTGTTGTTGCTGAAGTATTATCAGTCCCAGTTTTTAGATCTTTAACTTCTATATCAGATAAAAATATTTTCTGAACTACCGGTGTGAATTTTAAATTTGTTGAGGTTTTTAAATTATCGATTTTAACTCCGGCAATTTCAAAATTCTTAATTTCATAAGTATGATATCTATCAAGATTATTCAATTTAAAAGTAATTTTCCCGGTTTTTGGATCGTATTTTGATTCTGATATAAAACTAATTTCCTTTTTATCTGAAGAATCTACGGTTGGTGAAGTTGCTGGAGTTGGAGAGCTATTAGCTGGAGCTGATGTGGCAGCTGGGGCAATAGTAATTGTGGCAAAACTTTCTGGAATTTGTAAAAAGTGCTTGTTAAAATGAAATTCTAAAGTTGCTGATCTACCATCGGCATCTTTATCATCATCCTGAATAAAATTGACACTTTCAGTATATTCAAATTGAGCTTTAGTTTCAAAAAATGGAATTTTTTGGTCTAAAGGCGAATTTTCAACCTCAGTAGAGTTGAATTTAGCTACTTCCATTTTATTTTGAC
This sequence is a window from Mesomycoplasma ovipneumoniae. Protein-coding genes within it:
- a CDS encoding DUF1410 domain-containing protein, translating into MKKANLENQNNKTINSHLTKKLLASSGFLTGAIVSLSPYLAKVITPKTIYVQNFVADNVSPNSGDFSFKLQGKTKQDTDWAKKADLELVYISQKSRYSVKTKVEYDPKTDTFHTYADNLLGGSIYELQLVAPNNPRYYFSFSKTSQFFSTKNQVEKFSHYDIENDTILDLDLFDSQNLLDSANLILYYKEIGSNKILEAKGQLVAKNDQKQASFVLRNLDRSQKYEIVATKYYFDDPDQLFDLAISPLANRYFAPSPIAGKILNLNQKHYGLNSALLEISLAFENKNIKINPNEKINLEYYYKDELDNFQFGVANDVSLIVQNNKVFANLDLKQIPGGTKFWISRIWNNSGSLAISTNNNLSFISAPEIARIRTFVDANNTSSFDIKFNDQSLMLNGKEVKINFFADDQPTKMLSSSAQVVGNKLFSLAKNLPKEKHFTISSLEIVENATNFDESGQPQTSQIFFAQNFDQKQKKFFTNATSAMVESVVVDRITEDLSRVSMILDSVDDFIKDKIATLYFKVAGSSNLIKSEAQAFKINGDKLVLSWDLINLEPGTNYLIDSVGIADSTNEFVNKLYLNFGPNISANKLTWTTRPAVSSITYISKSDTAVELNIAFKNILESLKTAKITYSELKPGGAAKTIDAIIENNSIIANLEVNSLAKGQDYLIEKIEIDGYQSSKGDSDILKVSKTISQAQKIFGVHAPLVLTKIENIDEQQTSAKLKVTFSPETIKAIGKDKVKIYYSLAGSSKLLFAVASLTNNVGQNADNSLTFELKDLEIGSKYNINSVVLAKEVDLNNQDTNKILTERNILFGDAQHKFDSSQSSFFTQSAIIEVGYDNSYEQRVIATFILADAKGVYNGKTATLKYRLKAKNGDEALATTAQFKEGKISAKVNSARILFDITDLYKQGLYEIDKNSLELADTTNSPTIAPVQASARVRRSLAQFADTNTSAVLIPFKDNLLDSTEKSQFQTIPKTANVTKIQLTNRTKNTARFEIEFGKDFIPNQANAQAASAEKLDDFLNKNKLKVRFKKYGGEQQEQIVEAKTDVDSQKTSFELTGLENGQQYVILGFEQVQDDTSPQSTPKVDIYLDDLDFYKDQIIATAAVIKKIEFDTEVETQARLRLELKDDGRYTAGKKLTVELEKIESSQALSTTPAGATQSNLVLSATSLNGIYDFTFLNLEKATKYKIKSVKFENPVAQAASQATNFAHVRSRRSLDAVLVNVQSEIQTNDEEIELLETDKDLETKKSFITSAKTAKITRITTKSIQTTSLNIELTLDNVDDYLGQKTLELTYKNLSTNASTSQEVQATVDKTAKTITFNLTNLSPGDKYEIENIELKEETTQVRNALDLKKQEFKFEFDRSPDTEAGFEKQFFSPTPSLAQIRPISTSETSVRIDVSLNDKAANWNNKFLQIKVKSKPNPPAANSPSVYSAEIINGNAVFEINGLQKAGQYEIEELQVLDSLPTQPQPDQIQGGDQVEGFENTTNQNSEITKEFRLEAESATITDISYKSDNNSADVKIKFASDEQFLYDQGANTKRTLKFTFQNTQSLEQVSAQKEFENSQITQPNPELDITLNDVKPGSLYVLVKVEDVTDEIQGAPKRLKTFKFNDDQSIQQTQAQAATPPQVLTKLYFATKPEIISYSINKVSETKYLANFTIKDPLAGRQIDQGGFEARDVKIKLLKVIDAKGENSQTNTVVEKTASVKNSKISFELDNLEKNATYQLQEVTWANKSDQDQSVKTQSQTVDSYSDFAIKISEPGTKTKIEGNVSGNGSVEFGQNFIIKPDSAKISQIEIDDKKVDSATITITFDNSDKYLKHSDYKSNLELVYYQTGSIDEKTADLTIDDTNQNDVKFKAQLSKLEKGTGFRILGIRQKSTATPSRRRRSAQNNGRKIDFFFDSTVDDTNKKFATLPIVDSILKFRNDKNPDDYDFLLTLKDTGGVFRELEEKNKTVKAKIQYKKIVDGDQAKETIAEVQAELTRANGQLGVSQVKKSEDDQIEHSTTFKFTLTGLDPFAQYYITKIAYDTNDNTDNVLDTKNQNDGDENSGLFNFSSQAEEKRAFLTYPAKVEAKSIEIQPDFNRNNAKLTIKFDPKYKPFLSVYNKLKVNYINPKSLGQSVEIDKSNFQFNANDSSAEPSVEVTIENINEPGKYVVQSLEFAGDKEQSPLLQNLEFPPVEIQESVTINKRTFYTNTKIIAIRKKLISETSATIELVIDDPNGSFIGKKVKTTFSYNSNQTKEESTTIIADEVNKTSKAVFNLKDLSKNTEYNITSLVFDQAQNQPTLGGDQPQFNTQQKIEFDNQKIQENALPDSTGQQLTADQKKQFKTTFESATALGITYQLDQDQNSQTGKPWQKAKVRVFFSSQDKPLEEKSTKLKLVYKSSKQGVSTISKTFASASLVSGQSQDSQTWLNIQPDQAHYYYEFDLDQLDAGAEYTIIGLEDEANKVKVIVPDPNAPVVVNVASQISQGPSFSFNTAPLITKMTYIPSQDKVRLILAVENSQKLDFSNQRATVKYKKLQNKSDAYGWEDPTSNSGANSDTSATIETIQVSQPQNNNQQSNNEENFGITNLEFDLTSLEKGSWYLIEEISLSTKDGSSTSLSLYLDKEKMEPDDKKTSTSESEKWQTIVNTTIESTTIKNATTSTMPGSNITVQGQRKSDPELRNGHFQVELDSSDLVFLKDKYNIQLELESVEKKIFYTESKEITDANTSDGIGGGSGQNKQIILEAKGLIPGDKYTIKNYIFTLRNDAQDKFAVRLPQKLKVTNPANHSSVDLKTKNAIKAIKYEAVSEGTTNIDVEFYNNNGELNNKELELSAEIDQEFGNKYLPNHWKENDKKVTSSKTLTPLGGQITSSVQFVVNNGLKKAKQYIIKSIKDKTSSGDLGDITFDTPISQESALQRKFYSKAEKTKLIKTEIQDVTTDSATITLEFDKDDAFLKDDLVTLYLEKGDKSQSIGATTLITNSGSSSGGVAGTGTDQDKLQATFKFLNILEPGIKYKINALTSKTVDLKVDDASKVQNPNLVAGWKFDSSSSSSSSSSSSSSSSSSSSSSSSSSSSSSSSSSSSSSSSSSSSSSSLGVQGQNQVILDFITQPLITNIIKETIEDDHAKIKLEGWTQDLQNAGFEPKFTVTKKQSTQPGQPQPQPQQQPSGSGTNTDTKTGTKESSTPPETNSITFKVEGLEQFTEYNNITLKLEQSQTPGSGSGNSSTQQNQLSQDFTIPFAPEIASGAKQSLREFRTTAKKLNLAASNPLILTPISTTNVNISVELKDEKQTNSIADVPFMLYYKKVFPEYGRERIISSHSNPVLIDVRTKKLTFNISNLEPGSIYEVLSIEPHLASKENHKIQNYDHDSPLLEFLKNVEGLPFTTSTSNPPSKQQKIYFAPLNVPVSLESAWSHPLRYDYYEGEQVYIRFNKEAGTAINIDWLKENLKLKLIPHRTHSGRQSPNQIEVEKKLSTSTNYEQKDKGQFNTDLVLSDLQWDPQKVTATLKVQPKSLKSIVGAQIQITIKDKTKYHLDPSKPSDTATAATTTTSVPSSSPVPALVSTPAPVDNSQSIAFRLQSSAVIVTPTNVDYMNPGLIGFSYAIYDPLDLIQKTGKDYNPFGEFPHLTPYKEQDWLKVIVNKELDTSKSNTQLEVPDATIFNKVKGNKATDVWENPVELNVPQEPVAIRTKTDVGSGIKYLTLYWAVYSSTGTFELPEKFQTAKRLWYPAGKLVHLPISLQFKNQSLDSLSSTYSFVLNSPYATPGHIMPFAKFKDPHDAVSIMQSGRNYRNLWQPRWGQTPNNSDLIPRINKFPKHISKVFWSSPTFEWTTNDKVLNDIFYLNRAVPTLKWNNERTYYIQSGNQGTRFQNGYTWDIMYVKNREWNQTKPNLSTSDLKWDYWWQSSEAQSFENKNNKSSWIISITNPRGNPLLYDPINYYAMLGPFKPPELPE